In one Molothrus aeneus isolate 106 chromosome 8, BPBGC_Maene_1.0, whole genome shotgun sequence genomic region, the following are encoded:
- the MFSD13A gene encoding transmembrane protein 180 — protein sequence MGLRLLACLFHLPTAVIYGSLSLFVSILHNVFLLYYVDTFVSVYKIDKLSFWIGETVFLIWNSLNDPLFGWLSDRVFLSTQQAGAEISSPEVVLKRLRALSHNGPLFAISFLSFWVSWAHPGLQFLLCLCMYDSFLTMVDLHHNALLADLAVSAKDRTSLNFYCSLFSAIGSLSVFMSYAVWNKEDFFSFRIFCVLLALCSIVGFTLSTQLLRQRFQADGKAKWDQESTLKELYIEKLSVPQEKRITLAEYLQQLSRHRNFLWFVCVNLVQVFHCHFNSNFFPLFLEHLLSDQISVSTGSFLLGVSYIAPHLNNLYFLSLCRRYGVYAVVRGLFFLKLALSVVMFLAGPDQVYLLCIFIASNRVFTEGTCKLLNLVVTDLVDEDLVLNRRKQAASALLFGMVALVTKPGQTFAPLIGTWLLCEYTGYDIFQRNPLNNVVSAQPKLESAAALEPTLRQGCFYLLVFVPIACALLQLLSWSQFSLRGKRLQVVKAQRQNLTQGQAPEVKTI from the exons ATGGGGCTGCGACTGCTGGCTTGTCTTTTCCATTTGCCCACTGCAGTGATCTATGGGTCTCTGTCGctctttgtttccattttgcaCAACGTGTTCCTCCTGTACTACGTGGACACCTTTGTCTCTGTTTACAAGATTGATAAACTGTCCTTTTGGATAGGAGAG acaGTGTTTCTGATCTGGAACAGCCTCAATGACCCTCTGTTTGGCTGGCTGAGTGACCGAGTATTCCTTAGCACACAGCA ggcaggagcagagatttCGTCCCCTGAAGTAGTTCTGAAGAGGCTCAGAGCACTAAGCCACAATGGCCCCCTCTTtgccatttctttcctttctttctgggTTTCCTGGGCTCATCCTGGTTTGCAGTTCCTCCTTTGCCTTTGCATGTACGACAGCTTTCTCACCATGGTTGACCTCCATCACAACGCCTTGCTTGCAGACCTGGCTGTTTCAGCAAAAGACAGGACGAGCCTCAACTTCTACTGCTCCCTCTTCAGTGCCATAGGCTCCCTGTCTGTCTTCATGTCCTATGCAGTGTGGAACAAGGAGGACTTCTTTTCCTTTCGCATATTTTGCGTCCTGCTGGCCCTCTGCTCCATTGTTGGTTTCACCCTGTCCACACAGCTGCTCCGCCAGCGGTTTCAGGCTGATGGGAAAGCGAAATGGGACCAGGAATCAACCCTGAAAGA GCTGTACATTGAGAAACTCTCCGTCCCCCAGGAGAAGAGGATCACCCTGGCAGAGtatctccagcagctctcccggCATCGTAACTTCCTCTGGTTTGTCTGCGTGAATCTCGTCCAG GTTTTTCACTGCCATTTTAACAGCAACTTCTTCCCTCTGTTCCTGGAGCACCTGCTGTCAGACCAGATCTCTGTCTCTACTGGATCCTTCCTGCTTG GTGTTTCCTACATTGCCCCCCATCTCAACAACCTCTACTTCCTGTCGCTCTGCCGCCGCTATGGGGTTTATGCTGTGGTGCGAGGACTCTTCTTCCTGAAGCTGGCTCTGAGTGTTGTCATGTTCCTGGCAGGACCTGATCAGGTGTATCTGCTCTGCATCTTCATTGCCAG CAACCGCGTGTTCACAGAAGGGACCTGTAAGTTACTCAACCTGGTGGTCACTGATTTGGTGGACGAGGATCTAGTCCTGAACCGTAGGAAGCaggcagcctcagccctgctcttTGGGATGGTGGCTCTGGTCACCAAACCGGGCCAGACTTTTGCCCCTCTGATTGGCACCTGGCTGCTCTGTGAGTACACAG GCTATGACATCTTCCAGCGCAACCCCCTGAACAATGTGGTGAGTGCCCAGCCGAAGCTGGAGTCTGCTGCAGCCTTGGAGCCAACTCTTCGCCAGGGCTGCTTTTACCTCCTGGTCTTTGTGCCCATTGCGTgcgccctgctgcagctcctcagctggtCACAGTTCAGCCTGCGTGGGAAGCGGCTGCAGGTGGTGAAGGCTCAGCGGCAGAACCTGACACAAGGCCAAGCACCAGAGGTCAAAACAATCTAA